Proteins encoded by one window of Manihot esculenta cultivar AM560-2 chromosome 10, M.esculenta_v8, whole genome shotgun sequence:
- the LOC110624016 gene encoding L-type lectin-domain containing receptor kinase IX.1 — translation MIVSMFEKTKLISSLKMPVRFRTSGSHHCSFWFLLLLHLPFLHAISFNYPDFSNLQNLTLTGDAFPLEGVLSLTRNRADANQIDSVGRAVYFQDLHLWDGSTGKVADFVTHFSFNISMLEPPRSGDGIAFFLAPNGSHVPENAWGECLALISNCSSLNTTGKSIVAVEFDTYKNDWDPNDNHVGINVNSIRSAANITWSRSIKNGSKANAWVTYNSQTRNLSLFLTYDENPVFNGNDSSLSYEIDLSKVLPEWVTVGFSSSTGFSTEIHYILSWEFNSTEISSKPDVGGGGGGGGGGGGGKSTAIIVGGVIAGLVAIGGLISILIFAWRRNKRKKEEDVESDDSMDHEFEQGTGPKRFSYEELVKATSNFAEEGKLGQGGFGGVYKGCLSDLTVAVKRVSKGSKQGRKEYMSEVKIISKLRHKNLVQLVGWCHEKGELLLIYEFMPNGSLDSHLFKRENQLSWAVRYKIALRLASALLYLHEEWEQCVVHRDIKSSNVMLDSNFNTKLGDFGLARLMDNELGLKTTGLAGTFGYMAPEYISTGKASKGSDVFSFGVVALEIACGRRSMEARNEEAQISLVGWAWEAYGNGRILDVGDRRLGMEFNVEEMQCLLTVGLRCAHPDFNFRPSIRQALQVLNFEAALPNLPARMPVPTYDVPTSSTGSTEPLLSDSSLPVGR, via the coding sequence ATGATTGTTTCAATGTTTGAAAAAACAAAATTGATTTCTTCTTTGAAAATGCCTGTCAGGTTCAGAACTTCTGGTTCCCATCACTGTTCTTTCTGGTTTTTGTTACTTCTTCATCTTCCTTTCTTGCATGCAATTTCATTCAATTACCCTGatttttcaaatcttcaaaacctgACTTTAACCGGCGACGCTTTCCCCCTGGAAGGAGTTCTATCACTCACCAGAAACAGAGCTGACGCTAACCAAATTGATAGTGTTGGCCGAGCTGTGTACTTCCAAGATCTTCACCTCTGGGATGGCTCCACAGGCAAAGTTGCAGACTTTGTTACTCATTTTTCTTTCAACATATCGATGCTTGAACCTCCCAGATCAGGAGATGGGATTGCCTTCTTCCTTGCCCCTAATGGCTCTCATGTGCCGGAAAATGCTTGGGGAGAGTGCCTTGCTCTCATCAGCAATTGTTCTTCTCTCAACACCACAGGGAAATCAATCGTAGCTGTTGAGTTTGATACTTATAAGAACGACTGGGATCCCAATGATAATCATGTAGGAATTAACGTGAACTCCATCAGGTCTGCAGCCAACATTACTTGGAGTAGAAGTATTAAGAATGGATCAAAGGCTAATGCATGGGTGACTTATAATTCACAAACAAGAAACTTGAGCTTGTTCTTGACTTATGATGAGAATCCAGTTTTCAATGGGAATGATTCCAGTCTTTCATATGAAATTGATCTGTCAAAGGTTTTGCCTGAATGGGTCACTGTTGGGTTTTCATCTTCAACTGGTTTTAGCACAGAGATACATTACATTCTTTCATGGGAGTTCAACTCAACTGAAATTTCATCTAAGCCAGACGTTGGAGGCGGAGGtggcggaggaggaggaggaggaggtgggaAAAGCACAGCTATAATAGTTGGTGGTGTGATTGCTGGACTTGTTGCGATTGGTGGGTTGATCTCGATATTAATCTTTGCTTGGAGGAGAAACaagaggaagaaagaagaagatgttGAATCAGATGACTCCATGGATCATGAGTTCGAGCAAGGAACAGGGCCTAAGAGATTTTCTTATGAAGAATTGGTTAAAGCAACAAGTAACTTTGCTGAAGAAGGGAAGCTTGGGCAAGGAGGATTTGGAGGAGTTTACAAAGGATGCTTGTCTGATTTAACTGTGGCAGTGAAAAGGGTTTCAAAAGGATCCAAACAAGGAAGAAAGGAGTACATGTCAGAAGTGAAGATCATCAGCAAATTGAGGCACAAAAATCTCGTACAACTTGTGGGCTGGTGCCATGAAAAGGGCGAGCTCCTTCTCATCTATGAGTTCATGCCCAATGGAAGCCTCGATTCTCATCTTTTCAAAAGAGAAAATCAGCTATCATGGGCCGTGAGATATAAGATAGCACTTCGTTTAGCCTCAGCTTTGCTTTATCTCCATGAAGAATGGGAACAATGTGTAGTTCACAGAGACATTAAATCAAGCAACGTGATGTTAGACTCAAATTTCAACACCAAGCTTGGAGATTTTGGCCTGGCGAGGCTCATGGACAATGAGCTAGGCCTGAAGACTACAGGTTTAGCTGGAACTTTTGGCTACATGGCGCCTGAATACATCAGCACAGGGAAGGCGAGCAAAGGATCAGATGTGTTCAGCTTCGGCGTGGTGGCCCTGGAAATTGCGTGTGGGAGGAGATCAATGGAAGCAAGAAATGAAGAGGCTCAGATTTCATTGGTGGGTTGGGCTTGGGAAGCTTATGGAAATGGCAGGATTCTTGATGTGGGTGATAGAAGATTGGGCATGGAGTTTAACGTAGAAGAGATGCAATGCTTGTTAACTGTTGGCCTGCGGTGTGCCCACCCAGATTTCAATTTTAGGCCGTCGATAAGACAAGCTTTACAGGTTCTTAATTTTGAAGCAGCATTGCCAAATCTTCCGGCGAGGATGCCTGTTCCGACGTATGATGTGCCTACCTCGTCAACTGGCTCCACAGAACCCTTACTCTCCGATTCATCTCTTCCCGTGGGTCGGTGA
- the LOC110624258 gene encoding L-type lectin-domain containing receptor kinase IX.1, translating to MAVLWLLNSHHQSPTFICFLLSCFLTIFSFPTTFNVSAAALSFNFSSFRPNHSEIYTEKDAFISRTGIELTKNQRDMDPEGSVGRATYTKPFHLWDKASGTLANFTTHFSFIIASNENNYGYGLAFFLAPNGSRIPADTEADGGLGLAVNEQSHALNYSENNFIAVEFDTYQDYWDPQYTGDHIGINVRSMKSVNAVQWLSGVMEGHVTDVWISYDSTNKILEVMYTYIYYKGVSVIRENISAVVDMAKHLPEWVTLGFSASTGRSYQINRILSWEFNSSNLDKNGEEISVPPWNSEPPSVNAPPPNLELPRESKSSKAGMVGVVVGVCAVIVFAAGFVANHLRKKKRKREKEVKMVDLVFDVSLGDDFRSEKGPRNFSYKELSDATNNFSEDEMLGEGGFGAVHRGFLKELNSYVAVKRVSKRSKQGVKEYAAEVKIISRLRHRNLVKLIGWCHEKELLLAYEFMPNGSLDCHLFKGKSLLTWEIRYRIAQGLASALLYLHEEGDQCVLHRDIKSSNIMLDSDFNAKLGDFGLARLVDHAKGFQTTVLAGTMGYMAPECFTSGKASKESDIYSFGVVALEIACGRRAVEPKLAENQIRIVEWVWELYGIGKILEAADPKLGRDFNEQEIERLMIVGLWCVHPDHNCRPCIRQLSNVLLSSEAPLPVLPPEMPVAAYHAPPMKFSLSSYGSTFSSSDGEQPCRTDSSKLTS from the coding sequence ATGGCTGTTCTCTGGTTATTGAATTCCCATCACCAATCACCAACCTTTATTTGTTTTCTTCTCAGTTGCTTCCTTACAATTTTCTCGTTTCCAACTACTTTCAATGTCTCCGCAGCTGCATTAAGCTTTAACTTCTCCAGCTTTCGTCCAAATCATTCCGAAATTTACACAGAGAAAGATGCATTTATCAGCAGAACAGGCATTGAACTCACCAAAAACCAGCGTGATATGGACCCAGAAGGCAGCGTTGGTCGAGCCACATACACAAAACCATTCCATCTCTGGGACAAAGCATCAGGAACTCTCGCCAACTTCACGACCCATTTCTCCTTTATCATAGCCTCAAATGAGAACAACTACGGCTACGGGCTAGCATTTTTTCTGGCTCCAAATGGCTCAAGAATCCCTGCTGACACAGAAGCTGACGGTGGTCTTGGTCTAGCCGTGAATGAACAGTCCCATGCATTAAACTACTCTGAAAATAATTTCATTGCCGTGGAGTTTGATACCTATCAAGATTACTGGGATCCTCAATATACAGGGGATCACATAGGTATCAATGTCAGGTCTATGAAATCTGTTAATGCCGTGCAATGGCTCAGCGGTGTAATGGAAGGGCACGTAACAGATGTTTGGATTAGCTATGATTCAACAAACAAAATTTTGGAGGTCATGTATAcgtatatttattataaaggtGTATCAGTTATTCGAGAGAATATATCAGCAGTGGTGGATATGGCTAAACATTTACCTGAATGGGTTACTCTCGGCTTCTCAGCCAGCACTGGTCGTTCGTATCAGATAAATAGAATCTTGTCGTGGGAATTCAACTCAAGTAATTTGGacaaaaatggagaagaaatcAGTGTACCTCCATGGAATTCAGAACCACCTAGTGTTAATGCTCCACCTCCGAATCTTGAACTTCCGAGAGAAAGCAAGAGTAGCAAAGCTGGAATGGTAGGAGTTGTCGTGGGAGTGTGTGCTGTGATCGTTTTTGCTGCAGGCTTCGTCGCAAATCAtttaaggaagaagaagagaaagagagagaaagaagtgAAAATGGTTGATCTTGTCTTCGATGTTTCCTTAGGTGATGATTTCAGAAGCGAGAAAGGACCAAGAAATTTTTCTTACAAGGAATTGTCTGATGCAACAAATAATTTTTCAGAGGACGAGATGCTAGGAGAAGGGGGGTTTGGTGCAGTTCACAGAGGTTTTCTCAAGGAACTCAACTCCTATGTTGCTGTTAAGAGAGTATCAAAACGATCTAAACAAGGTGTCAAAGAGTATGCTGCAGAAGTGAAGATCATTAGCCGATTGAGACATAGAAATTTGGTCAAGCTTATTGGTTGGTGCCATGAAAAGGAACTATTACTTGCATATGAGTTCATGCCCAATGGCAGCTTAGATTGCCACCTTTTCAAAGGCAAAAGCTTGTTGACATGGGAGATCAGATACAGAATTGCTCAAGGATTGGCCTCTGCATTACTTTATCTCCACGAAGAAGGCGATCAATGTGTCCTCCATAGAGATATCAAATCGAGCAACATCATGTTAGATTCAGATTTCAATGCAAAGCTTGGAGATTTCGGGTTGGCTAGGCTTGTAGATCATGCAAAAGGGTTTCAAACCACAGTTTTAGCAGGAACCATGGGCTACATGGCTCCAGAATGTTTCACATCAGGGAAGGCAAGCAAAGAATCAGATATTTATAGTTTTGGAGTTGTTGCTTTGGAAATAGCTTGTGGAAGAAGAGCAGTTGAACCGAAACTCGCAGAAAACCAAATCAGAATAGTCGAGTGGGTCTGGGAACTTTATGGAATCGGAAAAATTCTTGAAGCTGCTGATCCAAAACTGGGTAGAGATTTTAATGAACAAGAAATTGAAAGGCTGATGATTGTTGGGCTCTGGTGTGTGCATCCTGATCACAATTGCCGACCTTGTATAAGGCAGTTGAGTAATGTGTTGCTAAGTTCTGAGGCTCCTCTTCCTGTTCTTCCACCAGAAATGCCTGTGGCAGCTTATCATGCTCCTCCTATGAAATTCTCTTTATCATCCTATGGCTCAACATTTTCTAGCAGCGATGGAGAGCAACCCTGCAGAACTGATTCATCTAAGCTCACATCATGA
- the LOC110624018 gene encoding phosphoglycerate mutase-like protein 1 isoform X1, with the protein MDCPGPSLFPLHRCKTLHLVRHGQGMHNVEGDKNCKSYFSPEYFDAQLTQLGWQQVDDLRKHVRTCGLLKRIELVIASPLLRTLQTAVGVFGGDGYADRTDSLPLMVANAGNSSRPAISSLNSPPFIAVELCREHFGVLPCDKRRNISEYQLLFPAIDFSLIETDEDILWKANVRETTEELTARGLKFMNWLWTRKEKEIAIVTHSGFLFHTLSAFGDDCHPLVKKEICGRFVNCELRSMIIVDRSMIGSDPATTNYPGKIPRGLDRPSDAPEEDGPKTNRII; encoded by the exons ATGGATTGTCCAGGTCCAAGTTTGTTTCCATTGCATCGCTGCAAAACTCTTCACCTG GTGAGGCATGGTCAAGGAATGCACAATGTAGAGGGAGATAAGAACTGCAAATCTTACTTTTCTCCCGAATATTTTGATGCACAACTTACTCAACTGGGTTGGCAGCAG GTTGACGATTTGAGAAAGCATGTTCGCACATGTGGGCTTCTCAAGAGGATTGAGTTGGTCATTGCATCCCCTTTGCTAAG GACATTGCAAACAGCTGTTGGAGTTTTTGGTGGGGATGGATATGCAGATAGAACAGATTCACTGCCACTAATGGTAGCAAATGCCGGAAACAGCAGTCGACCAGCAATTTCAAGTCTTAATTCCCCACCTTTCATTGCTGTGGAACTTTGCCGAGAACATTTT GGTGTGCTTCCTTGTGACAAGAGGCGGAACATCAGTGAATATCAGCTTCTCTTCCCCGCAATTGATTTTTCATTG ATAGAAACTGATGAGGACATACTGTGGAAGGCCAATGTGAGAGAGACAACAGAAGAACTGACTGCCAGAGGATTGAAGTTCATGAACTG GTTGTGgacaaggaaagagaaagagatagcaataGTTACCCACAGTGGGTTCTTGTTTCATACTTTGAGTGCATTTGGAGATGACTGTCACCCATTGGTGAAAAAAGAAATATGCGGGCG CTTTGTGAATTGTGAGCTTCGGTCAATGATCATTGTTGACAGAAG TATGATTGGATCAGATCCTGCAACAACAAACTATCCTGGAAAGATTCCTCGAGGGCTGGATCGTCCTAGCGATGCGCCAGAGGAGGATGGACCCAAAACAAACCGAATCATCTAA
- the LOC110624018 gene encoding phosphoglycerate mutase-like protein 1 isoform X3: MDCPGPSLFPLHRCKTLHLVRHGQGMHNVEGDKNCKSYFSPEYFDAQLTQLGWQQVDDLRKHVRTCGLLKRIELVIASPLLRTLQTAVGVFGGDGYADRTDSLPLMVANAGNSSRPAISSLNSPPFIAVELCREHFGVLPCDKRRNISEYQLLFPAIDFSLIETDEDILWKANVRETTEELTARGLKFMNCFVNCELRSMIIVDRSMIGSDPATTNYPGKIPRGLDRPSDAPEEDGPKTNRII, encoded by the exons ATGGATTGTCCAGGTCCAAGTTTGTTTCCATTGCATCGCTGCAAAACTCTTCACCTG GTGAGGCATGGTCAAGGAATGCACAATGTAGAGGGAGATAAGAACTGCAAATCTTACTTTTCTCCCGAATATTTTGATGCACAACTTACTCAACTGGGTTGGCAGCAG GTTGACGATTTGAGAAAGCATGTTCGCACATGTGGGCTTCTCAAGAGGATTGAGTTGGTCATTGCATCCCCTTTGCTAAG GACATTGCAAACAGCTGTTGGAGTTTTTGGTGGGGATGGATATGCAGATAGAACAGATTCACTGCCACTAATGGTAGCAAATGCCGGAAACAGCAGTCGACCAGCAATTTCAAGTCTTAATTCCCCACCTTTCATTGCTGTGGAACTTTGCCGAGAACATTTT GGTGTGCTTCCTTGTGACAAGAGGCGGAACATCAGTGAATATCAGCTTCTCTTCCCCGCAATTGATTTTTCATTG ATAGAAACTGATGAGGACATACTGTGGAAGGCCAATGTGAGAGAGACAACAGAAGAACTGACTGCCAGAGGATTGAAGTTCATGAACTG CTTTGTGAATTGTGAGCTTCGGTCAATGATCATTGTTGACAGAAG TATGATTGGATCAGATCCTGCAACAACAAACTATCCTGGAAAGATTCCTCGAGGGCTGGATCGTCCTAGCGATGCGCCAGAGGAGGATGGACCCAAAACAAACCGAATCATCTAA
- the LOC110624018 gene encoding phosphoglycerate mutase-like protein 1 isoform X2: protein MDCPGPSLFPLHRCKTLHLVRHGQGMHNVEGDKNCKSYFSPEYFDAQLTQLGWQQVDDLRKHVRTCGLLKRIELVIASPLLRTLQTAVGVFGGDGYADRTDSLPLMVANAGNSSRPAISSLNSPPFIAVELCREHFGVLPCDKRRNISEYQLLFPAIDFSLIETDEDILWKANVRETTEELTARGLKFMNWLWTRKEKEIAIVTHSGFLFHTLSAFGDDCHPLVKKEICGRNFTNSEFFLQYDWIRSCNNKLSWKDSSRAGSS, encoded by the exons ATGGATTGTCCAGGTCCAAGTTTGTTTCCATTGCATCGCTGCAAAACTCTTCACCTG GTGAGGCATGGTCAAGGAATGCACAATGTAGAGGGAGATAAGAACTGCAAATCTTACTTTTCTCCCGAATATTTTGATGCACAACTTACTCAACTGGGTTGGCAGCAG GTTGACGATTTGAGAAAGCATGTTCGCACATGTGGGCTTCTCAAGAGGATTGAGTTGGTCATTGCATCCCCTTTGCTAAG GACATTGCAAACAGCTGTTGGAGTTTTTGGTGGGGATGGATATGCAGATAGAACAGATTCACTGCCACTAATGGTAGCAAATGCCGGAAACAGCAGTCGACCAGCAATTTCAAGTCTTAATTCCCCACCTTTCATTGCTGTGGAACTTTGCCGAGAACATTTT GGTGTGCTTCCTTGTGACAAGAGGCGGAACATCAGTGAATATCAGCTTCTCTTCCCCGCAATTGATTTTTCATTG ATAGAAACTGATGAGGACATACTGTGGAAGGCCAATGTGAGAGAGACAACAGAAGAACTGACTGCCAGAGGATTGAAGTTCATGAACTG GTTGTGgacaaggaaagagaaagagatagcaataGTTACCCACAGTGGGTTCTTGTTTCATACTTTGAGTGCATTTGGAGATGACTGTCACCCATTGGTGAAAAAAGAAATATGCGGGCG GAATTTTACAAACTCGGAATTCTTTCTTCAGTATGATTGGATCAGATCCTGCAACAACAAACTATCCTGGAAAGATTCCTCGAGGGCTGGATCGTCCTAG